In a genomic window of Spiroplasma melliferum:
- a CDS encoding putative thiol peroxidase: MAVGTMSGDVKNLLAKDHLQVGHKVSFKADMVDWQDFELETITKEYKVISAVPSIDTSVCLTQTKQFNETIISKYPNVQLITISRDLPFALKRACEGFVNANHILLSDTNYREFGTQTKLYFPFNNLLARSVMILDQDNKIIYLQIVSPISSEPNYEEVYQFLDTFQK; the protein is encoded by the coding sequence ATGGCAGTAGGAACAATGAGTGGCGATGTTAAAAATTTGCTTGCAAAAGATCATCTTCAAGTTGGTCACAAGGTATCATTTAAAGCTGATATGGTTGATTGACAAGATTTTGAATTAGAAACCATAACAAAAGAATATAAAGTTATTTCCGCAGTACCTAGTATAGATACTAGTGTTTGTTTAACACAAACAAAACAATTTAATGAAACAATTATTAGCAAGTATCCTAATGTTCAATTAATAACAATTTCACGTGATTTGCCATTTGCTTTGAAGCGAGCATGTGAAGGTTTTGTTAATGCAAACCATATTTTATTATCTGATACTAATTATCGTGAATTTGGCACACAAACAAAATTATATTTTCCATTTAATAATTTATTAGCACGAAGCGTAATGATTTTAGATCAAGATAATAAAATTATTTATTTACAAATTGTTTCACCAATTTCTTCCGAACCAAATTATGAGGAAGTTTACCAGTTTTTAGATACTTTTCAAAAATAA